The Nocardia vinacea genome contains the following window.
TCGCGGACCTCCCGCCGTGCTTGCGAGGCCCCACGCTTGACGGTGCCCGGGGCGAAAATCAGGTCGACATCCGGATCGGGCATCGCCTGCTGCGATGGATCACCGTCGCCCGCCGCTTCGAAGAGCTTGAACCACACCGTCTTTCCCGCACCCTGAGGCAACTCGTAGCCCGACGTCTCTGTTTTCTCGATCATCGAGTCGATGGCAGGCCACCCAGGTTTGCCGCCCTGGGAGCGAGTAGGCATGTCGCCGTTACCGTCTGATACCTCGACCAGAGCCCACCGATTGCCCGGCTCCCCATGAATCGACGCCGACACGCGCGGATCGCGATCCCTGCTGGGATCGAAATCAGGCCGGGTGAGCGCCTGCAGCGCCAACGCCACCGCGAGCGCCGCGGCGGTATCGACCTGTTCGGCATGCGGCCACTCTCGCAGTGCCGTGCGAACGGCTCGGTCGGCCGCGGCCTGTGCTTTTGACTGCTTGGGCTTCGATTGCTTGGGCGTGGAAGGCCCCGGCGCCGGTGCGGCGGGAGCCGCCGAGTCCTCTTGTGACGACTGGGGCGGCGGTGGCGGGGGTGGTGGTGTCTCCTCGGGAGGTTTGCGTTTCTTGCGCTTCTTCTCGTTGGGATCGTCGCCCATCGTTGCTTGGGCTCGGGTGGTCAGACGCTTGCGTTCCACCGGCTTTCGAGGCGATGCGGCGGGTTGCAGGTGTGGTACTCCGCCGATGGCCGGCACGCCGCTTTCTCGGGGGTTGTATTCGAGGCTGTGCGGGTTCAGTTGCGGACCAGCGGGTTTCTGCGGAGCGCCGGGAGTTTCGGGGTTGGGTTCGACGGCGTACTTGGTCCGCAGGATTGGTGTGTCGGGTTTTTCGGGGACAGCGTCCTGATGGGATGGGTGTGCGGTCGAATCACGTGGCAGGGGAGTGACTTCAGGAGGGCGTGTCGGTGTGGGGTTGGGGGTGTTGTCGTCGGGGTTTTGAGGTGCGGGGGTGAAGCGGGCGGAATCGGCGGGCAGGTCGATCGGGGTGAGGGCGGGTGTGTGCGGGATTATGGGTGTGGCGTTCTCAGGTACCTCGTTGTCGAGTGGGTAGGTGATGCTGGGGTTGGTGATGTAGTCCCCTGCTGGGGTCTTCTGCACGTTGTGGTCGCGGTGGTCTTGCCACACATTGTGGTCGCGGGGGTCTTTCTGGACGTTGTGCTCCCATGGGTTGGGCACAGTGGTGCCCGGTGGGGTGGGGAACTCCTCGGGGTCGGCGTCGGGTTCGTCGTCGGTAGCTGGGCCACTGCTCGGCGCACCGAGTGGTTTGATCGAGCCTTCAGCTGCGGCGTCGGGATGATCGGCTTGGGTGACGGGTTGCCCGCCGGACGTTGCGGGCTGGGGTGCCGAAAGTCCAGTAACCGCATCTGGATTCGACGCCCCGTTCCCGCCCAGTGCCGCTGCACCAGCCAAGGCTGCTGGTGGGATCGCTTGGGCTGCGAGGTTGTTCGCAGCAGCGCCGGTGATCGGTGTGGCCATGTGCGGCTGCTGTGGTGAATTGGCTTGCGCGGCCTGCGGGTTGATGTGCTGCTGTGGTGTGTTGGCTTGTGCGCCCGGTGGTGTGGCGTGGGTTTGAGGTGGGTGTGGGTTGGCGTGGGGTTGTTGGGGTAAGTTGGCTTGTGGTGTGGCGTGGGGCGTGTTTGCTACAGGTGTCGGAGCGGGTGTTGCCGGTGGGCTGGCGGGACCAGGCGTTGTACCCGCCTGCGCGGTTGGGCTCTTCGCCTCCGTCGGGGTGGCGGGCGGCGTCGGGTTGGCGGGCGGTGTCGGGCCGGTCCCGCTGCCCGGCACTGGTTCGACCGGTGCGGTGCCTGCGGCGTGTGGCATCGCCGCGGGGGAGTTGCCGGTCGGTGTGACCGGTTCGTTGGGAACCGGCTCGTAGTCGAAGAAATCGAGGTCGAGGAGGATCTCCTCGTCGGACGGTGGTTTGCCAGGTCCTTCGCCACTCGCGGGCGGTCGCGGGCCCGATCCGCCTCCGGACGGTGAATCCCCGTGTGAGACAGGCGGTCTCGCTGTGACGCCCGGCTCATTGCCGCCGCCGGTGCCGCCGAGATCTTTGGCGGTGCCGATGTGGGTCTTGCTCTCCACATGGGTGTTGGCATTCATCGTCAGCACCGATCCCGGTGCGGCGCTGTTGGGTTGGCCGTCGGCGGCGGCGACTGGTCCGGCCAGGCTCATCTGCGGACTGCTCTCGGGTCGGCCGGTTTGGTATTGGGCGGTGCCGGGAGGGTTGGTCGACGACCAACTTCCCGATGCGGCCAAGGTAGGTTCGGCTCGTGCGGCTCCGAGGTTGCCGGCGATTAGGTCTTGCTGGCCATTTTCCCAACGACTTGAGCCGTGGCTGGGGTCGGGCTTGTTTCCGGGGGAGGACGGCGGCGTGCCCGGGGGGGGATCCGATAACGGTGGCGTGTCGCCCTTATCGAGGTTGCGGAAGGCCTCCTCGTATGACTTACCCTCGAATTCTGACTTGCCGAGCTCGTTGATCGCGGCTTCCAATGACTTGATCTCGGCGATGGTCTCCTCGTGTGGCCGTGCAGCGGAACCGTCGTTGTTGCTGCGCTGGCTGACCCGCTCCGGTTCTGGTCGGACCGGGAGGGCTTCGCGCGACCTGTTGTGCTGGGATCCGCCGATCTCGGGGATGGTCTCCCCACGCGACCGAGGTGCGTCGGCGCTGATGCCCGGCCTGGTCGAGTCGGGCACTGATCGGATCGGGAGGCCGTCGCTACTGCCTCGGGATCCGCCGATCTCGGGGACGGTCCCCGTAGAGGGCCGGGCGGCGCTCATGGCTCCGGTGACGCGCACTGCCACGCCGATGCTCGTGATCGCGCCACTGGCGCCACCCATCACCATCATCTGGACAAGGAGTCGGCCGGTGAGTTCGGTGTCGGTGAGCTCGGATACGACAAGCGCGGCGCCGGCCCCACCCGCGGCTCCGCCGGCAACGCTGGCGAGCACGATGGCCACGGTGCGTCCCGTCGCGCGAGTGAGCGCGGGCAGTACCACGCGGGTAACCAGCGAGCCTGCCAGGCCGCCGCCGCCACCGGCGGCCGCCGCCACCCCCACCTGGCCCCAGTCCATGTGGGTGCGGCGTCCGGGTTTGCCTTGGCCCTGGATGATTTGAAGCTCTTGTGCACCGGCCACGACGCCGCCCATGGTGAGTGCGCCCATGATGGTCGCGCGAATGGCGAGCGCCATGGTGGGGAATCGCTCCATGAAGGCGGCGATGTTTTGGAATAGGGTGGTGATGGTGCCGCGGCGGGCGGCGGCGGCGGCGATATCGGCGGCGATGCGGTCGCTGGCGGCTTTCATCGGTACGGCGGTGTCGATGAGGAGGTTGGCGAGCAGGACCGCCGCGATACCGATGACGATGTACTGCTCGAGTTCGATCGCGTTGGCGAAGTCGTAGAGCAGGGTGGCCATACCGTCGGCGTATTCGATTTGATTGCGCGTGTTGGCGATCTCGGTTTTCAGCTGTTTCTCGATCGCGTCGCCGGCCTCGCCCTGGATTGCTTCGGGTACTCGTTGTGCGAGGTGTTCGAGCTGCCCCAGGGTGACGGTGAGCCGTTCGGCCGAGCGTGCCCAGGCATCAGCGGTGTCGCGGATGCCAGCCGGATTACCGTTGGGGATATGGCCGACTATCCAGCGCGTCACCGAGTCCGGGAAGTCGGGCGGGATGGTGACACTCATCGGGGCTTCGACCGCCCTCTCGCACCCTCCAGCACCTGTCGGCCCCCCGGTACGGCCTGCGACGCGGAATTCGCTCCGGCCCGGATGATGTCAGGATCGACCTGCAATGATTGCCCCCATATCCGACTCCCTTTTCAAACCCTCAGCAGTGGAACCGAGCAGGAATTGGCTGCCGCTAGGTCTCGCTGAATCGACAACGCAGCCGTGTCGGCGACGCGAGACAGCGGGATCAGGTTCGTGGCGGTCTGTATCTGTTGGATTTGGCGATGGTGAGGTCAATGAGCGTTTCGTAGTCGCGTCATTCGAGTCGGTTTGTGTTGTCCAGGGGTTGCATGGTCGGCGACTTCGGCCCGCCCGAACCGCCTTCGTGCGATGCGGTGTCGGTGATCGTTCTTCTCGTCTGAGCCCAGGCAGGCCACCCGTAGTCGGGTCCCGGCGCAACCCGGGCGGGGAAACCCAGTTGCTGGCCTGTGGTCCCTCCGCCGTCGTCTTGTTCGTTGCGCATACGCTCGTGCTCGGCGTCGAGCAGGTTTCCACGCTCGGGGGCCACGTCCTGGAGTTCGGTGGCGTCGGCCTCGGGCAGTGTGCCGGGTGAGTCGGGCTCGTTGTTCATGAACTGAGGGCCTTGTCCGCCGCGGTCTCGAGCCGATCCGCCACTGCGGCACACTTATTCGCCCAGTCCGACCAGCCGTTGGCGCTCCGCCGCATCGCAGCCGGGTTCTTGACCGAAAAATGCTCTAGCGCTATGCCCCTCAGCCGCGCGGGAAAGTACTGCGGAATATGCATCACCACTAGCGTCAGTCCTCTCGCGATCTCGACGACAAAGTCGGTACGGCCAGCCCCGTCGGGCCGGACGCGCTCCGACCACATAACTCAGCTCGGCGAAGCACCGAACTCCGTGACTGTGAACCACGTTCGCAGTCATAGGATATGCATTTGCTAACGACGTTCGCAACTATCCGGCCCGGGTGCTGATTTCTGGCGCGACGGGTGCATGACCGCTGAACCTGAGCCGCGCCGTCGAGATCGCGTCAGGACGGTCGAGTGCCTGACGGGATCTGTTTGCTGTGCTGAAAAGCTTGTCCGACAACGAGTTCGGGTCCGTTCCGATGTTTCGAGGAGGGTTCAGATGGAGAAGGTCGCCTTCACCGAGGAAAAGGCGACCATGCTCGCCACGCTCTACAGCAAGGTGCTCGACTGGCGATGACCTGGCACATTCCGAGGTTGCGCGGGCTTGCCACGATCGGCCGCTGGAGCTTCTGACCGCCTGCCAGAGCGGTCCGTAGCGGGAGCGAAGCATGCCGCCGGGTTCGGAAGTCGCTGCCGCGCTGCGCCAAGTGCTCTACCGCCTCGAGGCGGCGTTCGGCAGCGCCGGTGCGAGCCTCAGCGGTACCGGACACCGGTTCGCGGATGCGGTGCGTGATGCTAGCCGCGCCTACCAGCTGTCCGATCAACAGATGCGTCGTATCTTCGACGAGAGGATCGTTCCGGAGCAGCTCGGTGGCGCATCGGGATCTGTCCGACGACCCGAGCTCGTTGTCGTTACCGGGCAACCCGCGTCCGGGAAGTCGACGGCCATCCGTGAGATCGCCGATTCCTTCCATGACCGCAACGCGGTCATTCTGATCGCCGACAACTACATGCCGTACCACCCGTGGTTTCACGAACTGCGGGCCCGCGACGACTTCACCGCCGGTGACCATATCTACCCGATTGCGGAAAAGTGGCTCGATATGGCCATCGAGTACGTGATCGCCCTCCGCCGCAATGCCATTCTCGAAGAGGGAGTGGGCGATCTCACCCGCGCCACCGGCATCATCCGCCGCTTCGACCACAATGACTACGGATCGCGAACCGAGGCGGTCGCCGTACGCCAAGAGCAGAGCCAGCTATCCAATCTCACCCGCTTTCTGGAGGAGCGCATGCGGCCCGGCACCGGTCGATACGTCCCCTCGAGGCGCAGAACGCGTGTTTCACCGGCTCCGCCGATCTGGTTCGTCTGTTCGAATCTCCCGGATCACTGGTATCGATGAACGGGCTTCGAGTGCGGTCGCACACCGATGTGCTGTTCGAGAACCACCGCCTGTCGTCGGGTGAATGGGCCAAGTCACCGCAGGGCTCGGAAGCCATGGAGCAGGAGCGCAATCGGCCGCTGACGCCCGTGGAGCAGCGTGCCTACGCCGACCAGATGCAGGATTTGCGCGACGGCATCGCCGCAGGCCGACAGCTGCGACCTAACGACGAGCACATCTGGGTGCGCTTGTCCAGGGAGGCCGATGAGCTCGAAGCCCTGGCCAGCCCTTGCTCCGGCCCGGGCCATCCGGCGGTCCGTCATAATGGCCTGCATGACCGCAGCAGCCGAGCTGCCCCCGCAGTGGGAGCGTGTGCTGCGCTACGAGGCCGCGGTCGACATCGTCACGAGCTTGATGGCGCAGTGCACCGCAGTCGAGTGGCTGGCCGAGCGCGCCGACGAGGTTGTCGTGCGACAGAATATGCGTTCTTTGCGCCGGGCATATCTCGCCGAGCTGTCCGAGCTCGACCCTCGGAACACCACGGCCGTGGCCAGGGTAATTCGCGGCTATGGCACAACACTGGCGGGGAAGGTCGAAGCACCACGGCTGCACCTGCCTTCCTGGAACGAACCAGCCGCCTGTCGACTCGACCGCGCGGCGCACGCGGCGGTATTCCGGGATCGGATCGCGCCGGAGACCCTCAGCACGCCACACCCTCGCGAGCGACCGATGGCGGTGATCCTCACCGGCCCACCCGGATCCGGAAAGACCACCGCGCTCCGCTGCCGGTATCACAGCTGGGACGATGCCGCCCCGGTGCTGATCGATCCCGGTATCTACCCCGCATTTCACCCGCGCAGCTGGGATCTCGTCCGCGCCGACGATGCGCGCGCCGGCGCTGCCGTCGAGGCAGATGCGCTGGAGTGGGCCGCCATGGCGGTCGACTACACGATTGGCCACCGCAATGATGTGCTGCTCGCAGTCGGGGAGCAGACGCCCAGGCGACGCGGACGCCTACGCCGCCAGTTTCCGGAATGCCGGCTACCGAGTGGAGAGAGAGGCATTGGCGGTCCCTGAGCCGGTCAGCGATCATGCGCTCACGTTCCGCTACTACTGCCGCCGCGGCAACTGGCCAGTGCTGAACGTGTAGGAGCACCGCCTGGGTGGATCGTGCTCGAGTAAGCCCGCGCACGCCGACCACCGTTGCCGGTGGACGGTCCTCGGCGTAATTGCGTTTGCCTCGGTAGTCGCGTGCATCTCGCGAGCCTTGATCAGCTGGAGTTCGGGTGAGGCCAGCGGGTCAGTGCCGACGCGGCAACGCGCTCAGGCGGATTGCACTCCTTCGCCAGCGCCTTGGCTGATGGGGTCGGCCGGCATCTCGTCGCGCGAATCATAAAGCGACTGCTCGGGAACCGGTCCGCGAAAGTCGCTCCGCCTCAGGTCTCGATCGTGTGAAGCCCAAGCTCAGCCACCTGTGCAGCCGATTCGGGCCTCCGTCTGCGGAGCGGAAGTGAAGGTCAAGTGCCCACGAACAGTTGCAAACACTGTTAGCAAACAAGTATCGTGCGAATTGCGAACAATGTTCACAATAGGAGGTCTTGGTGGGCTGTTGTCGACGATCCATGGTCGTCGTGGGAGGAGCCGGTTCCACTCACCTGGCCGTGCCCGCGGAGGCGCTCAGCCGCTGCGTCGTGGTCGATCCGCTCGGGCTGAGTTCGTGCGGAATGTCCGAACTGACTTGGTGGCCACGGAGCCGCAGGTGTTCTGAACCGGGTTCGCCTGGTCCACGACCTCTGGGTGGGCATCGATGAGGTCGTGGATTTCGCGGTGCCGGCTTTCGTTGCCGACGTGGGAGTCGGTGTTGACGGCCCTTGCCGAGTGGCACCCCAGCATGCTCAGCCGACAGATTCCGGCGTGGGTTCGCGCCTCGCGGCGGCGGACCAGGATCGTGTGGTTCATCGTTTTGGCCTTCGTGCTGGTTGTTTGGCCCGGCTTACTCGGCGC
Protein-coding sequences here:
- a CDS encoding zeta toxin family protein, which translates into the protein MPPGSEVAAALRQVLYRLEAAFGSAGASLSGTGHRFADAVRDASRAYQLSDQQMRRIFDERIVPEQLGGASGSVRRPELVVVTGQPASGKSTAIREIADSFHDRNAVILIADNYMPYHPWFHELRARDDFTAGDHIYPIAEKWLDMAIEYVIALRRNAILEEGVGDLTRATGIIRRFDHNDYGSRTEAVAVRQEQSQLSNLTRFLEERMRPGTGRYVPSRRRTRVSPAPPIWFVCSNLPDHWYR
- a CDS encoding zeta toxin family protein, with protein sequence MTAAAELPPQWERVLRYEAAVDIVTSLMAQCTAVEWLAERADEVVVRQNMRSLRRAYLAELSELDPRNTTAVARVIRGYGTTLAGKVEAPRLHLPSWNEPAACRLDRAAHAAVFRDRIAPETLSTPHPRERPMAVILTGPPGSGKTTALRCRYHSWDDAAPVLIDPGIYPAFHPRSWDLVRADDARAGAAVEADALEWAAMAVDYTIGHRNDVLLAVGEQTPRRRGRLRRQFPECRLPSGERGIGGP